In Halobacillus amylolyticus, the following proteins share a genomic window:
- a CDS encoding ABC transporter permease, with protein sequence MLLSLLSSEFLKIRKTKVWLLLFVSPILAGVIGSTASPPMEEGTNGWAFLFMVMVPVHSLLLLPLMVSVFSGFICRYEHQNGGWRRLFSMPVSRQKVYAAKFLIVYGLVVLNQMMFSGAFVLVGAIKEIGELYHLNWYLNAWLVA encoded by the coding sequence ATGCTGTTATCATTGCTTTCTTCAGAGTTTTTGAAAATAAGAAAAACGAAAGTCTGGCTGCTGTTATTTGTCAGCCCGATATTAGCAGGGGTTATCGGCTCTACAGCCTCTCCTCCTATGGAAGAAGGGACGAATGGATGGGCTTTTTTATTCATGGTTATGGTGCCAGTACATTCGTTGCTTTTGCTTCCATTAATGGTGAGCGTATTTTCAGGGTTCATCTGTCGGTACGAGCACCAGAATGGAGGATGGAGACGGTTGTTTAGTATGCCCGTTTCTAGGCAGAAAGTCTATGCAGCCAAGTTTTTGATAGTATATGGATTAGTGGTATTAAATCAAATGATGTTTTCCGGGGCCTTTGTTTTAGTGGGGGCGATCAAAGAAATCGGGGAGCTATACCACTTGAACTGGTACTTAAATGCATGGCTGGTGGCTTGA
- a CDS encoding ABC transporter permease yields MISTLPLIAVTLWLAMIWSSFAAPFTVNVILTLPNMLVANSETFSPIYPWVQPFMMMMPKGGVFSVPIESLIIAIGAGFIIFYTAGSINIQKRTV; encoded by the coding sequence TTGATCTCAACACTGCCTTTGATCGCGGTCACTTTATGGTTAGCGATGATTTGGTCAAGCTTCGCAGCACCGTTCACTGTCAATGTTATCCTTACATTGCCTAATATGTTAGTAGCGAACTCAGAAACATTCAGTCCCATTTATCCATGGGTACAGCCATTTATGATGATGATGCCTAAAGGAGGCGTGTTTTCTGTCCCTATCGAATCACTAATAATCGCCATCGGAGCAGGTTTCATCATCTTCTATACCGCAGGAAGCATCAACATCCAAAAACGAACCGTATAA
- the hemQ gene encoding hydrogen peroxide-dependent heme synthase has product MPETVVTADGWYCLHDFRSIDWTSWKYASSEEREQAISEFHQLIGKWDDTEKSKQGSHALYTIVGQKADFMMMFVRPTIEELNELETAFNKSKLAEFTVKDYSYVSVVELSDYMGQVDEEDPNIKGRLKPILPKWNHICFYPMDKRRQGNDNWYVLEKDERATLMYAHGMTGRQYAGKIRQIITGSIGLDDWEWGVTLFAHDVLQFKKLVYEMRFDEVTSRYGDFGSFYVGNLLKPESVEQFLHV; this is encoded by the coding sequence TTGTTACGGCGGATGGTTGGTATTGCCTGCATGATTTCCGCTCAATCGATTGGACCTCATGGAAATATGCAAGCAGTGAAGAACGCGAACAGGCCATCAGCGAATTTCACCAGCTGATTGGAAAGTGGGATGATACGGAGAAAAGCAAACAGGGAAGTCATGCTTTATATACAATTGTCGGTCAAAAAGCAGACTTTATGATGATGTTTGTTCGTCCTACTATAGAAGAACTGAATGAACTTGAAACGGCTTTTAACAAGTCCAAACTAGCTGAATTCACTGTGAAAGACTATTCTTATGTTTCAGTAGTTGAACTATCGGATTACATGGGGCAAGTGGATGAGGAAGATCCAAATATTAAAGGGCGCTTGAAGCCGATTTTACCGAAATGGAATCACATTTGCTTTTATCCGATGGACAAGCGTCGTCAAGGGAATGATAACTGGTACGTACTTGAAAAAGATGAGCGCGCGACGCTGATGTACGCTCACGGCATGACTGGGCGTCAGTATGCAGGTAAGATTCGTCAAATCATTACTGGTTCTATCGGTTTAGATGACTGGGAATGGGGCGTTACGCTATTTGCACACGATGTGCTGCAGTTTAAAAAGCTCGTTTATGAAATGCGCTTTGATGAAGTAACCTCCCGCTATGGCGACTTCGGTTCCTTCTACGTTGGAAATCTGCTGAAACCAGAATCCGTTGAACAATTCTTACACGTATAA